A genomic segment from Bufo bufo chromosome 8, aBufBuf1.1, whole genome shotgun sequence encodes:
- the LOC120978072 gene encoding uncharacterized protein LOC120978072, whose amino-acid sequence MNICADITNTPLALHDKERNDSITTEIPVQSALKSNDGTVSPVLFQEHLPPMLHEIQFSSPDCHSKSNILGISNMPLSYFTDPIVPNENEQEQESVQIASINCNKYFSTPMPSKERVRKKLTPVMEVEFESNMSEEWYPQDKVPRIDELPKADVLSHESPTETLLYRTFFAAECQEIVNQIENIETEVKSPGKRKLEEFDESIIDSELPPYDCTPMKSMLACEVAKMLCSLESSPLKEGVSLFGVSLLDLEKPDMQLNDFNLSECGTKNNKVHSLSETAELSFLSDRLDGVCVKRQKIEPLEKTYPGVDPVNHINKMSPLPNVVYTLAPDVPTIKPVHSYATSKCDESVTTSLPKNLLHMEHALSDDETEPAVLVEDTAVVQNVSQVIKASLQDLITTTRSPTPVHEITKGCIRQFIETGEIKPCASTTQPIALTYDDLPSTDITQETEASKSPPNTRQSFISISDEMNIANATREIEILPNNKTLDIPCSQEEVSISNAALVSEMVGLPSGSTTQDIDLVSDIISGNTIHIIDLSLSANIAQDISPTPEVVTTDHATPIIETGPQCPVNTTEDLASMHENKTTNKTPEMEMVAQSCINATQDVTASGIDVIANTTLAVEVEPQTCST is encoded by the exons ATGAATATTTGTGCAGACATTACAAATACTCCACTGGCCCTCCATGATAAAGAAAGAAATGACAGCATCACGACAGAAATCCCAGTGCAGAGTGCCCTAAAGAGCAATGATGGTACAGTCTCTCCGGTTTTATTTCAAGAACATTTGCCACCCATGCTGCATGAAATCCAGTTCTCTTCTCCTGATTGCCATTCAAAATCTAACATTTTGGGCATCTCTAATATGCCCCTGTCCTATTTTACAGATCCTATAGTTCCCAATGAAAATGAGCAAGAACAAGAGTCTGTCCAGATCGCTTCCATTAATTGTAACAAATATTTTAGCACTCCAATGCCATCTAAAGAAAGGGTAAGGAAAAAACTTACTCCGGTTATGGAAGTGGAATTTGAATCAAATATGTCAGAGGAATGGTATCCTCAAGACAAAGTACCCAGAATAGATGAGCTTCCCAAGGCAGATGTCTTGTCGCATGAAAGTCCCACAGAAACGCTACTCTATAGAACTTTTTTTGCTGCAGAGTGTCAAGAAATAGTTAATCAGATCGAGAACATAGAAACTGAAGTGAAGAGTCCAGGCAAACGAAAATTGGAAGAATTTGATGAGTCTATCATTGATTCCGAACTCCCTCCATATGACTGCACACCAATGAAGTCCATGCTGGCTTGCGAAGTGGCCAAAATGTTGTGTTCTCTGGAAAGTAGCCCCCTTAAGGAAGGGGTATCACTATTTGGAGTGAGTCTGTTGGATCTCGAGAAGCCTGATATGCAATTAAACGATTTTAACTTATCTGAATGTGGCACTAAAAATAACAAAGTGCATTCTCTGAGCGAGACTGCAGAGCTTTCCTTTTTGAGTGACAGACTGGATGGTGTATGCGTAAAAAGGCAGAAGATAGAACCACTTGAGAAGACTTACCCAGGGGTAGACCCTGTTAACCATATAAATAAAATGTCTCCTTTACCAAATGTTGTATACACTTTAGCACCTGACGTACCCACTATAAAGCCTGTGCATAGCTATGCCACTAGCAAATGTGATGAAAGCGTAACTACATCCCTCCCCAAAAATCTCCTTCATATGGAACATGCGCTCTCTGACGATGAAACTGAACCGGCTGTATTGGTAGAGGATACGGCTGTTGTGCAGAATGTCAGCCAAGTGATTAAGGCTTCACTTCAAGACCTGATCACTACTACTAGAAGTCCTACACCTGTACATGAGATTACTAAAGGCTGCATTAGGCAGTTCATCGAAACAGGTGAAATTAAGCCGTGTGCCAGTACTACACAGCCCATTGCATTAACCTATGATGATCTGCCATCTACTGATATCACTCAAGAGACTGAGGCAAGCAAGTCCCctcccaacaccagacagagtttTATATCAATAAGTGATGAGATGAATATAGCAAATGCCACTCGGGAAATTGAAATATTGCCAAATAACAAAACGCTAGATATACCATGCAGTCAAGAGGAGGTCAGTATATCTAACGCTGCTCTGGTGTCTGAAATGGTGGGACTGCCATCTGGTAGTACTACACAAGACATAGACTTGGTTTCTGATATTATTTCTGGCAATACTATACACATAATTGATCTTTCCCTTTCTGCCAATATCGCACAGGACATTTCTCCAACGCCTGAGGTGGTTACTACAGACCATGCAACACCGATAATTGAAACAGGACCTCAATGTCCTGTGAACACCACAGAAGACCTTGCATCCATGCATGAGAACAAAACTACCAATAAAACGCCTGAAATGGAAATGGTGGCACAGTCTTGTATAAATGCTACTCAAGACGTGACTGCCTCGGGCATTGATGTCATAGCCAACACCACTCTGGCCGTTGAGGTTGAGCCCCA AACCTGTTCAACATGA